Genomic DNA from Gimesia aquarii:
GACGATATTTCGTGGGGCCTGCTGTCTATTGATTTTCCCTTTTGTACTCAGCATGTTTTTAGGTTCTATGTTACCTTCCACTGATTTTGATGTGCTGGAATATCATTTTGGTGGTCCCAAAGAATTCTATCAGCAAGGTTGTATTAGCTTCCTGCCGCATAATGTTTATACCAGTTTTCCCTTTTTGACTGAGATGCTCACACTGCTGGCAATGTCGCTCAAAGCAGACTGGTACTTTGGTGCACAAGCGGGCAAGCTGGTTCTGATGAGCTTTTCCCTATTCACGGCACTTGGGATTTTTGCTGCTGCCCGCCGCTGGTTTGGTTCAGAGACAGGATGGCTTGCGGCTACGATTTATCTTACCACTCCTTGGACCTATCGTATTTCCATAATTGCTTTAACCGAAGGAGCACTCTCCTTTTATTTGATGTCCAGTTTATTGGCTCTTATGCTGACCATACAAATATTAAAATCTTTTAGTATTTGCATAGCTGATCGTCCCCCCACACTCGATTCAAATCAAGAAGTTGCGCCAAACAAGAAGCTTTGCTACTTGTACGGTTATACCTGTCTGACTGGCTTATTATCTGGTTCTGCCATGGCATGTAAATATCCGGGAGTGCTATCAGTCGTCATTCCCATTGGCTTAGCACTATTAGGTTTTAGCTGGGCTTTATTGAAACATGATAAACAACAACGAATGTCTGTCACGCTCAAGCTCGCCGGAATTTTTTCTCTGGGCACACTACTCACTATCGGCCCCTGGCTATTAAAAAATTTATGGGAGACAGGCAATCCAGTATACCCGTTGCTCTATTCTGTATTTGGTGGTATTGACTTGAATGATCATCTCAACACGAAATGGAAAGGTGGCCATAGCCCCAAATCACATAATCCAGTTAATTTAGGAAAAAACTTGATTGATGTCACCATGAAAAGTGATTGGCTGAGCCCACTACTGTTTAGTCTGGCACCACTCGCATTTTTGAAGCAACAACATCGCCGGTTAATTTATTGGCTATGGATTTATGTGGGATTCCTGTTCCTTTCCTGGTGGGTATTCACACATCGCATTGACCGCTTCTGGGTTCCCATGATTCCCGTGGCTTCTGTACTAGCAGGTATCGGAGCGACCTGGAGTTCAAAACGAACCTGGAAAACAGGAGCTTTCATCGCGATTTTAGCTGCAGGTCTGTTTAACCTGTGTGTCGTAACAAGTGGACTTGGTGGAAATAACGCCTACTTAGACGACTTGAACTATGCTCGGAAGTTTACTGCAAATTTAACTGGTCCCGAAATCATGCAACTGAACCAGATGCAGCTTGGCCCGAATCAAGTGGTACTCTCTGTCGGCGATGCAGAACTGTTTAATGCCGAGTTTCCCGTGATCTATAGCACGGTATTTGACCACGAAGTTTTCAAGCAATGGACGGCAGAACCAGAACCGGGTGTTCCAGATAAATTACTCTCAATGAAATCAGCCAACAAAATCAAAGAAAAGTTAAAAGCAGAGCGTATCGCTTATATTTACGTTAACTGGGCAGAAATACTTCGCTACCGGAAACCAAGCTCGTACGGCTATACCCACTATGTTTCACCGGGTAGATTCAAAAAAATGGTGAAGGAAAAAGTCTTGCTGCCTGCTTTACCAAACCGTTTCAGTTATCGTAAACTTGATACACTTGACAATGAAGAGCTAGAAGAACTTTTGAACTGGGCACCAGAACTCATAATAGAAAGAGAAGGCGAGCGCTACTTCATCACAGCTCAGATCTTTCCCGTTGCTCCATAAATTCCTGTCTTTCGAACGTAGAATCAGCTTACGGGAGACTCAAAATCATTCAATTCACGACGCGCAGAGCGGAGTGCAGAACCAAAGTTGGGAATAATGATGTCACTATCATCCAGATTCTGATACCCGCGTGGTTTGCTTTCCAAGAGGCAATACCGCTCAAGTTCATCAATGTGAATGGATTCACAATTGATGGCTTCTGCCAGTTTTTTGTCTGTCGTACTCATTATAGACTCCCCTTTAAGTCTCTTTAGTGAAACAATTCGCTTCACTATTCGCATCACGCATTTTATCAAGTTTTTAGTGAAATCCTACATAATTCTAGCTAGACATCTTGTTTTTTATGCCTAAAACAACTCAAAGCCAAGATACTAAAGTACATATGGCAACGGTTTATTTCTATCAAACCATAGAACCCCATACCGAACCTTACCTGATTCTCAAGCGTCCAATTGCCGGGCATTGACCAGTGGCATTGGGAATTCAATAATGGTCAAAGCGAATCTTTTTGAATTACGTTTACTATATCTGAGTGAATTATGACCACGATTTTATCTGATGTCCCAGACGCTTCAGGACGTTTTGGAGAGTTTGGACGACGATTTGTTCCTGAAACTTTGATGCACGCTCTCGAAGAACTGACTCAGGAATATGAAAAAGCAAAACAAGATGAGTCCTTCCAGTCCGAATTGAATGATCTGTTAAAGCATTATGTTGGCCGGCCCAACCCTCTTTATTTTGCGGAACGCCTCACAAAACATTGTGGAGGTGGCAAAATATACTTTAAACGTGAGGACCTGAACCACACTGGCGCACACAAAATTAACAATACGATCGGCCAGGCGTTACTCACAGTGCGAATGGGCAAAAAGCGGGTCATTGCCGAAACAGGAGCAGGCCAACACGGAGTCGCGAGTGCCGTTGCATGTGCACGGTTTGGACTTGAATGTATTGTGTATATGGGTGAAGAAGACATACGTCGCCAAAAGCTGAATGTCTTCAATATGAAGATGATGGGTGCGGAAGTACGAGCTGTCACCAGTGGTTCCAAAACATTGCGTGATGCCGTCAACGATGCCATGCGCGACTGGATGTCAAGCGTGGAATCAACTCACTACATCATCGGCTCGGTCATTGGGCCGCATCCCTTCCCAATGATGGTACGTGACTTTCAATCTGTCATTGGAAAAGAAACCCGTGCTCAGTGCTTGGAACAAACTGGGAAACTTCCAGATCAGGTCATTGCCTGTGTTGGTGGTGGCTCGAATTCCGCTGGAATGTTTTATCCGTTTATCGACGATGAGTCCGTAAAATTAATCGGAGTCGAAGCAGGCGGTCGTGGACCTGAACCAGGAGAACACGCCAGCACATTGAGCTATGGCGCCAAGGGAGTGCTGCATGGTAGCTTTGGATACGTTCTACAAGATAGTGACGGACAAACACAGGACGTACACTCGATTTCTGCTGGTCTCGATTATCCGGGAGTCGGTCCCGAACATAGCTACTGGAAAGACTCTGGCCGAGTAAACTATACTGCGATCACTGACAACGAAGCACTTGAAGGATTTCAAACGATGGCGAAACAGGAAGGAATCATTCCCGCCATTGAATCTTCCCATGCGATTGCCCACGCGATGAAAGTGGCGCGGGAAGCTCATTCCAATGAAACGATTGTCGTCTGTTTATCCGGCCGCGGAGATAAAGATGTGAATGAAGTGGCCCGCTTGCTAGGACAAGAAATTTAGTTAGACTAAAAAGACTGTTCGCTTAATCGTCTCCTCTCTTCAGATAAAAAAGTACAAAAACGAACCGTGACTAGACCTATTGCTGAAAAATTTTCGCAGGTGAGCTCAGAAGGCCGGATGGCGTTTATGCCATTTATTACTGCCGGTGATCCTGATCTTGATACAACAGTTGCCGTTTTAAAAGAATTAGCAAACTGCGGCGTTGATCTCATTGAAATCGGTTTTCCTTATAGTGATCCTATCGCCGACGGCCCCGTGATTCAGGAGTCCTATACACGCGCCTTGAATAATCATTTCCAAGTACATGAACTATTTGATGTATTAAAGTCGCTATCCTCAGATCAGACCACAACACTACCACCTCTGGTTGGCATGGTCTCCTACGCAATCATCTTTCGCTATGGTGCTGAGAAATTTTTAAACGAAGCAAGTGCCGCTGGATTCTCTGGGCTGATTGTCCCCGATTTGCCTGGTGATGAAGCATTAGAGTTTTCACAAAAAACACAATTGGCGAACTTAGATCTGGTACAACTCGTTTCCCCATTGACCCCGGAAGATCGTACGAAACGTATCGTTCAATCTGCCAGTGGATTCATCTATTGTATCTCAGTCGCAGGAACGACGGGAGTGCGCGATGAATTGCCTGCGGAGTTAACCGTACACCTGGAATCACTTCGTCAATTGACAGATCTTCCCCTGGCTGTTGGTTTTGGAATTAGCAAACCAGAACATGTCGATACGTTACGTGGTAAGGCCGATGGATTCATTATTGGCTCTGCAATTGTGAAACAGTTTGCAGCCTTTTCTGATTCCAATCAAACCCGTGAGGAAGTGATTTCGTCAATAGGCAATTATGCCACTGAAATGATGAGTGCAACCAGAGGTTGAATCCGCTTATCTAAAACGATCTCTACTACTTCCGAGTATCAGTGTATTTCCGCAAAAAAGGATAAAACCAGACACCATAAGGTAAATAATCGGGAACTAATAAAGTTCTCATACGCCGAGGATTTGCCAGTTCCCAGCCATATTTCCCCTTCAAAAGTGTCGCTGGTATTCCTGATGCAGCACTATGTTTTGCACTGGCAGGAAATGAGTTGATGATTTCGACGGTTCCGATCAAAACTCCAGTAGGAAGTTTATCGACATTAATTCCTGCTTGTTCAGCGGCAGCTTTCGCGTGAGGTGTTTTTGCGATTGTTTTCGAAGCATAAATATAAATCGGACCACGGATATGAGTCTGACTGGAACGCAGCTCAATCGTTTTAATACCTCGTAGAATCAGCTCTGCCCACGGCTGTCTAAGTCCCAAGGCAGGTAGACTTTTGTCGGGATGTTTGATTACTCTTGTCATTGCAAACTTAAATTTCAAAAGACTGTTGATAGTGTGGGATCACCGGTTCCAGATCACACTGATCACGAATTAATTCTGATAATGCCTTCGAAGAGTTCGGCTCGCCATGTACCAGAAAAACCTGGCCAATGTTTCCCTGTTTTGCCGACTCTTCATACCACCACTTAAAGTCTTCAACATCTGCATGTCCTGATAACCCGCTCAGTTGAACAACTTTGGCCTTTACCTCGTAGTACCGGTCAAATATTTTTACCTTCGGATCGCGATTTATCAACCGCCGTCCTAAAGTGTGAGCAGCCTGATAGCCCATGAGTACGATCGTCGTTTCCAATTGTTCGATTCCATTTTTAAGATGATGCCGCACGCGACCATTCTCGCACATTCCGCTCCCGGCGATGACCACAAAAGCTCCTTTTCTTTTGTTAAGGGCGATACTTTCTTCTCGTGAGGAAACATAATTGAGTAATGAAAATCCGAAGGGATCTTTATCGGATTCGATAACATTTTTGACTTCATCGTCCATATCATGAATATGATGCCGGAATACGGAAACCAATCGAGTTGAAAGCGGGCTATCAACAAAGATCGGAATGTATGGTAGACGCTTTTCGTTATACAAATCATTCAAATAATAAATAATTTGCTGGGTTCGCCCTAAACTGAAGGCGGGGATAATCACACGCCCTTCGACGCGGTAGGCTTCATCCAAAATCTGGAAAAGCTCTTCTTTCATGTCGGACGCTTTTTCATGTACCCGATTACCATATGTGCTTTCAGAAATTAAAACCTCACAACCTTCAATTGGTTCCGGGTCTCTAAGTAATGGTAAATCCCGCCGACCCAGGTCTCCTGTAAATACGATGTGCCGCCATTCCCGTTGATCTTTGATTTTCATTTCAATGATCGCTGAACCCAGAATGTGTCCTGCATCAAGAAAACGAACTTTCAGGTCATCTCCTAATTCGTGCCACTCATGATAATCCAAGCGTTCAAAATGTTTGACCACTCCATTCACATCGTCTTCTGAATAGAGTGGCTCAATCGGCGGATGTTTCTCTGTTAATTTCCTGGCTAAGTAGCGAGCGTCTTCTTCCTGAATACGAGCACTATCCTTGAGCATGATTTCAGCGATGTCAGCTGTTGACGAAGTACAAAAGACTGGACCACGAAATCCCTTGCTGTAAAGCCGTGGTAGGTTTCCACAATGATCCATGTGACCATGCGATAGAAAGACCGCATCCAGAGATTCCGGTGGATAAGCAAACCGACTGTTCTTGATATAAGATTCTTCGCGGTGTCCCTGAAACAAGCCACAATCCAACAATATTTGCCGTGAATCTGTCTCGATTAAATGCTGGCTGCCCGTCACTTCACCGGCGGCTCCGAGGAAAGTAATTTTCATCTCACGTTTCGCTTTCAGACAAAACTACAGATTCAAGAGAAGGGGCGCGGAATCAGAAGTTAATTACTTCTTCTGAAAAGACAGGAACCTAACCAGAAAGTTTTAGACGATTATTTCTTGCTCATTTTGTGCGGTACTCTCTGTTCTCTCCGCGATGCTATAGGAATCTTGATGACGTCCAGTATAGGCAACGATTAATTCCGCCAATAGACCGAGACTGATTGCCTGCCCTCCCAGAATTGTCGCGGCTATAGAATAAGCGAGTAAAGGTCGATTGCCAATCGGCCCTAATCCCAACCCAAACAAATTGGTCAGAATCCAAATCAGTGCTAGATATCCCAGACCTAATCCACCCAACAACAGACAAATGAGGCCCACAGCTCCCAACATATGTTGAGGACGCTGTCCATAACCAGTCAAAAAGCGAACTGTTAACAGGTCCAGAAAGCCTCTCAAAAAACGACGAACACCATATTTGGAATGGCCGTGTTGTCGTTCCCGATGGTGTACTGAAATTTCTGTTACTTTGAAACCTCTTGAATCTGCAAGAACTGGGATGAACCGATGTAATTCCCCATAAATGCGAAGCTCGGCGGCAACCTCTTTACGAAATAATTTAAAGCCACAGTTATGATCGTGAAGCCACAATCCGGTCAGCTTGCCAACCATCCAGTTAAATACTTTACTGGGATATACTTTATGCCACGGATCGAGACGTCTTTCTTTCCAACCATTGACAACATCATATCCTTCATCCAGTTTCTCCAGAAAACGGGGAATCTCTTTAGGGTTGTCTTGCAGGTCGGCATCCATCATCATGATCACAGACCCACGTGCCGCTCGCATGCCTGCAGTCAATGCAGCCGCTTTGGCAAAATTTCTTCGGAATCGAATTCCGGAAACACGACCATCATTGGCGGCAAATTTAGAAATTATTTCCCAAGAGGTGTCTGTGGAACCATCGTCAATAAAGATCATTTCCAGATCAATGTTATGCTCTTGGCTCGTGTCACAGATTTCCTGATATAATTGTGGCAGACTTTCTGATTCATTCAAAGTCGGAATCATGATAGAGAGCATCACTGAGCCCTTTCTCGTAGCAGACAGTAACGATGGCACTTTCATTTTATTTCAGGAGAGGAATCTTCGTGTGTCGATGTTTGATCAACCTTCTCATAACTCCTGAAACTATAGTATAAAACAAAGGCTGACAATATTTCACTAGTAAAAGAAACGATTCGCATTAATAAGGCGGCAACAAAAGCATTAACAGGCCCAATCTCCGGACAACCGGTAAGAATTGCCACAAGAAGTCCTTCTCGAATACCCAACCCCGCCGGTGCAAATAAAACTGCAAAACCTAAAGCGAGCGCGGCAGAAACCGCAGCAGTCCAAAGTGGCCACTGCCGTAGAACAAGTCCCTGATCTCCCAGAGAAGCAATAACCAGCCCTAAACTCAGGCCGTGCAAACTCCAGCTGATCAGAAAGACTAACACTCCCGCATACAATAGACGTATCGAAATCGAAGCCTGCTGCGATTCACTCGATTCTTCTGATTCCAACTTCGACATCTTTTGCGAAATCCGCTTCAAAAGACGGGACAACAAGGGTAAAGAAACAAACAATGTAAAACAAAATAAAAATGGAACTAACAAGGGTCGAGACTGAATCGATTGAATCCAGGCGGGCCATTCAGTCGATTGTTCCGCATTAATGACGTATGGAACCAGTGCCAGAAAGACCACCAGCCCCACTCCCATCACTGCCAATGTCTCATAGGCGGCCGTCAGCATTGCCACAGAAACACGCACACCGAAATCTTTTAAGAGTGTAGCCCGAATCAATAATACAGAAACTTTACCGGGAATGTATTTTCCTAAATGCCCACAATAATATGCACGTGCTGTCGGCCAAAATGTGGTACGCTCGCTTGAAGCAATCATCAATTGTTGCCAGAACCAAACCGAAGGTAACCAGGCAACGAAATAACAGATACCAGACAAAATCAACCATGTAGGCTTAATCTGAATTTTTGTTATAGCCTCACCCTGCTCTTGATAGAGCTGATACCCTTGATTCCCCACATAATAAAAGATGAGCGCCAATAATCCCCACTTTATCAGTTTCCAGACCCGAGGGAGGGTAGAATTGGAAGAGGGCGTGCCTTGTACTTCGGTCATAAACAGTATGAACTTTGTTAGTATAATGAGATGAAGAGCCTGGTTGGAGAAATACCTAACCAACACCACTCTCTACTTGAGGGGTTGCAAACAATGCTTTCACAGAATTGCGTCTTAGAACCCAAATCGTCCAAATACCGATGAATGTCCCTATCGGAAAAATGAAACATTCAGCAGCAGCCACAATAAGACAAAACGTATAATTCTGATGCTGAGCCAGAGACTGACCAGTCAGAATAATACAAAATAAAATCGCAATTCCAATTAAAAGAAGCACAAAACCGAAGCCCAGCAATAAAGCGACTTCCAGTTCGGGCCTCGATTGTTCGAGCATTTTTCGATACTCATGAACCAGAATGAAAAGTGCTTCATAGAAATAATACGATACGAACAGGTTAGCAATCCCATAAACAATCTGTATTTTCGAAAGCAGTTTTAGATGTCGTTCGTCTCGGTTCATGTTCTTAGCCCATTCAATTCTTTCGACTGGAAACATTTTATCCCAGCTTATTCGTATTCACTCAGTTGATTTCCAAAGACATCAAGGAACCGTATCTTTTTCTTTGATGGAAATTGGTTGTGCTTTACCTGATTCACGAAATTTTTCTGTTTCCATAAATCGCAATGTGTGCTCTATGATCACGGGATCATTCATCATAAAGGAATGTAAAACAGGTAGTAAAATAAAGTCCACAGCCCCCGGTAGTCTTGTACTGCTGACACCAACTGTGCCATCATTGTCACCAGGAATCAGCGGATTATAGCCTTTCAATGTGTTCCGACCACCGGCTACGATTCCGAAAGGAAAGGGAGGCGTTGGTAGCGCGGTGATAAAATCGCTATTGGCTTCAGTTACTAATTGTTGACCTGCAGGACCAAAGATCACTTTAAACAGCAGATTAGAACGAAATCGGTCCGCCATGTTAGCCCCTCGGTTGGG
This window encodes:
- a CDS encoding MBL fold metallo-hydrolase RNA specificity domain-containing protein is translated as MKITFLGAAGEVTGSQHLIETDSRQILLDCGLFQGHREESYIKNSRFAYPPESLDAVFLSHGHMDHCGNLPRLYSKGFRGPVFCTSSTADIAEIMLKDSARIQEEDARYLARKLTEKHPPIEPLYSEDDVNGVVKHFERLDYHEWHELGDDLKVRFLDAGHILGSAIIEMKIKDQREWRHIVFTGDLGRRDLPLLRDPEPIEGCEVLISESTYGNRVHEKASDMKEELFQILDEAYRVEGRVIIPAFSLGRTQQIIYYLNDLYNEKRLPYIPIFVDSPLSTRLVSVFRHHIHDMDDEVKNVIESDKDPFGFSLLNYVSSREESIALNKRKGAFVVIAGSGMCENGRVRHHLKNGIEQLETTIVLMGYQAAHTLGRRLINRDPKVKIFDRYYEVKAKVVQLSGLSGHADVEDFKWWYEESAKQGNIGQVFLVHGEPNSSKALSELIRDQCDLEPVIPHYQQSFEI
- the trpA gene encoding tryptophan synthase subunit alpha, with amino-acid sequence MSSEGRMAFMPFITAGDPDLDTTVAVLKELANCGVDLIEIGFPYSDPIADGPVIQESYTRALNNHFQVHELFDVLKSLSSDQTTTLPPLVGMVSYAIIFRYGAEKFLNEASAAGFSGLIVPDLPGDEALEFSQKTQLANLDLVQLVSPLTPEDRTKRIVQSASGFIYCISVAGTTGVRDELPAELTVHLESLRQLTDLPLAVGFGISKPEHVDTLRGKADGFIIGSAIVKQFAAFSDSNQTREEVISSIGNYATEMMSATRG
- a CDS encoding ASCH domain-containing protein, whose translation is MTRVIKHPDKSLPALGLRQPWAELILRGIKTIELRSSQTHIRGPIYIYASKTIAKTPHAKAAAEQAGINVDKLPTGVLIGTVEIINSFPASAKHSAASGIPATLLKGKYGWELANPRRMRTLLVPDYLPYGVWFYPFLRKYTDTRK
- the trpB gene encoding tryptophan synthase subunit beta, whose amino-acid sequence is MTTILSDVPDASGRFGEFGRRFVPETLMHALEELTQEYEKAKQDESFQSELNDLLKHYVGRPNPLYFAERLTKHCGGGKIYFKREDLNHTGAHKINNTIGQALLTVRMGKKRVIAETGAGQHGVASAVACARFGLECIVYMGEEDIRRQKLNVFNMKMMGAEVRAVTSGSKTLRDAVNDAMRDWMSSVESTHYIIGSVIGPHPFPMMVRDFQSVIGKETRAQCLEQTGKLPDQVIACVGGGSNSAGMFYPFIDDESVKLIGVEAGGRGPEPGEHASTLSYGAKGVLHGSFGYVLQDSDGQTQDVHSISAGLDYPGVGPEHSYWKDSGRVNYTAITDNEALEGFQTMAKQEGIIPAIESSHAIAHAMKVAREAHSNETIVVCLSGRGDKDVNEVARLLGQEI
- a CDS encoding ArnT family glycosyltransferase; translated protein: MKDPARPQHITSIEDNPIFVRGALIWLLLFFITFISFTLPNNPSISRWDIVTNIPYLLLDLVDPLPEENPHPAGWSYFPQRFPLIGIALVILTGAWGLGQIVTRLIRIPLAPFTIERTVFAYGVGISGVSLLTLGGGLLGILSQTLCYLVLGLSALLGGISAYTESKRNISPTPPLKQSPSDTVSQETIFRGACCLLIFPFVLSMFLGSMLPSTDFDVLEYHFGGPKEFYQQGCISFLPHNVYTSFPFLTEMLTLLAMSLKADWYFGAQAGKLVLMSFSLFTALGIFAAARRWFGSETGWLAATIYLTTPWTYRISIIALTEGALSFYLMSSLLALMLTIQILKSFSICIADRPPTLDSNQEVAPNKKLCYLYGYTCLTGLLSGSAMACKYPGVLSVVIPIGLALLGFSWALLKHDKQQRMSVTLKLAGIFSLGTLLTIGPWLLKNLWETGNPVYPLLYSVFGGIDLNDHLNTKWKGGHSPKSHNPVNLGKNLIDVTMKSDWLSPLLFSLAPLAFLKQQHRRLIYWLWIYVGFLFLSWWVFTHRIDRFWVPMIPVASVLAGIGATWSSKRTWKTGAFIAILAAGLFNLCVVTSGLGGNNAYLDDLNYARKFTANLTGPEIMQLNQMQLGPNQVVLSVGDAELFNAEFPVIYSTVFDHEVFKQWTAEPEPGVPDKLLSMKSANKIKEKLKAERIAYIYVNWAEILRYRKPSSYGYTHYVSPGRFKKMVKEKVLLPALPNRFSYRKLDTLDNEELEELLNWAPELIIEREGERYFITAQIFPVAP
- a CDS encoding lysylphosphatidylglycerol synthase transmembrane domain-containing protein, yielding MTEVQGTPSSNSTLPRVWKLIKWGLLALIFYYVGNQGYQLYQEQGEAITKIQIKPTWLILSGICYFVAWLPSVWFWQQLMIASSERTTFWPTARAYYCGHLGKYIPGKVSVLLIRATLLKDFGVRVSVAMLTAAYETLAVMGVGLVVFLALVPYVINAEQSTEWPAWIQSIQSRPLLVPFLFCFTLFVSLPLLSRLLKRISQKMSKLESEESSESQQASISIRLLYAGVLVFLISWSLHGLSLGLVIASLGDQGLVLRQWPLWTAAVSAALALGFAVLFAPAGLGIREGLLVAILTGCPEIGPVNAFVAALLMRIVSFTSEILSAFVLYYSFRSYEKVDQTSTHEDSSPEIK
- a CDS encoding glycosyltransferase family 2 protein yields the protein MLSIMIPTLNESESLPQLYQEICDTSQEHNIDLEMIFIDDGSTDTSWEIISKFAANDGRVSGIRFRRNFAKAAALTAGMRAARGSVIMMMDADLQDNPKEIPRFLEKLDEGYDVVNGWKERRLDPWHKVYPSKVFNWMVGKLTGLWLHDHNCGFKLFRKEVAAELRIYGELHRFIPVLADSRGFKVTEISVHHRERQHGHSKYGVRRFLRGFLDLLTVRFLTGYGQRPQHMLGAVGLICLLLGGLGLGYLALIWILTNLFGLGLGPIGNRPLLAYSIAATILGGQAISLGLLAELIVAYTGRHQDSYSIAERTESTAQNEQEIIV